One genomic segment of Bacteroides sp. includes these proteins:
- a CDS encoding DUF4835 family protein: protein MKKILIPVLVLVFGFSSPVLKAQEMNCMVSISTPGLSETDRLIMQTLQADIYEFVNQRNWTEYQFNTQERIEASIMITINERLGDEYKGTIQIQSRRPVFNTSYDTPLFNHQDRDVHFRYLENQPLEYADNTFTSNLTSLVAFYVYVILGFDFDSFAPYGGNPYFERAQNIVNLAQNAQERGWKSFESQRNRYWLMENIFNTTYRPIREAVYTYHRLGFDTMTDNMENARAQVVIALEMLQRAHRERPGSFLMQIVMTAKSDELVNLFTEANPMDRNKAIQILTEIDPSNSSKYRRMTQGTEAQSR, encoded by the coding sequence ATGAAGAAAATATTGATCCCGGTCCTTGTTTTGGTTTTTGGTTTTTCTTCCCCCGTGCTGAAGGCACAGGAGATGAATTGCATGGTCTCGATCAGCACGCCCGGGCTGTCGGAAACCGACAGGCTGATTATGCAAACCCTTCAGGCCGACATTTATGAGTTTGTGAATCAGCGCAACTGGACCGAATATCAGTTCAATACGCAGGAACGCATCGAGGCCTCTATTATGATCACCATTAACGAGCGCCTTGGCGATGAATACAAGGGCACCATCCAAATACAATCGCGGCGCCCGGTGTTTAACACTTCGTATGACACCCCGCTGTTCAATCACCAGGACAGGGACGTGCACTTCCGTTACCTGGAAAACCAACCTCTGGAATATGCCGACAATACCTTTACTTCGAACCTGACCTCTCTGGTGGCCTTTTATGTTTATGTTATCCTGGGTTTTGACTTTGACTCGTTTGCGCCTTACGGCGGAAATCCATATTTTGAGCGGGCACAGAACATCGTCAACCTGGCCCAGAACGCCCAGGAAAGGGGATGGAAATCGTTTGAGAGCCAGCGCAACCGCTACTGGCTGATGGAGAATATTTTCAATACCACTTACAGGCCCATTCGCGAGGCAGTATATACTTACCACAGGCTGGGGTTTGACACCATGACAGACAATATGGAGAACGCCCGTGCGCAGGTGGTTATCGCCCTCGAGATGCTGCAGCGCGCCCACCGCGAGCGCCCCGGAAGTTTCCTGATGCAGATTGTGATGACTGCCAAAAGCGATGAACTGGTCAACCTGTTTACGGAAGCCAACCCTATGGATCGAAATAAAGCTATACAGATCCTTACGGAGATTGACCCTTCCAACAGTTCCAAATACAGGCGGATGACCCAGGGTACTGAAGCACAGTCCCGTTAA
- a CDS encoding TonB-dependent receptor, whose amino-acid sequence MFQKISVVLVLILSGVLAFGQQGTIRGRVFNQDTNEPLPFTNLIIYGTNIGSTSDLDGNFLFTGVEPGFVRLAVSSVGFESKVTEEFMVSNSRAAFIEIPLKEIKVQLEAVEVRASPFQRKDESPVSLRRLGIKEIERSPGSNRDISKVIQSLPGVAFTPAFRNDVIIRGGGPSENRFFLDGIEIPTINHFTTQGASGGPLGMINVDFIREIEMYSGAFPASRGNALSSVFEFRQINGNRDRLNLRGTIGASDLALSLDGPLTKNTSMVVSARRSYLQFLFTLLELPFLPTYNDFQFKTNTRIGERSELNVIGLGAIDQFTLNLNANETEEQRILLESLPVNEQWNYALGATYRHFRDNGSDLFVLSRNMLRNTAFKYPGNDESLPRSLDYVSDEIENKFRFERSTALDKYRVNWGLGGEYAKFLGDISQKVFINDQLISVENQTAYDLFKWSAFGQVTRSFVDNRLTLSLGVRSDANNYSASMSNLIDQISPRFSASYQLRQNLFLNGNVGRYFQMPAYITLGYRDPNGVLVNKNNDLRYISVDHLVGGIEWLPNRVSKITFEGFYKMYDKYPFSVRDSVALGSQSGDFGVFGDEEVLSIGKGRSYGTELFFRTENFKQFNLILSYTFVRSEFQDNQGSYIPSKWDNRHILIFTALRPLPKNWEIGLKWRFSGGAPYTPYDLELSSIRDAWDAQNGPYFDYARFHQNRLRSFHQLDLRIDKQFFLKKWSLMVYLDIQNIYNFESELPENVARQEDENGNPIIITGEDGIDRYQLKTLENLTGTVLPSIGIIFEF is encoded by the coding sequence ATGTTTCAAAAGATATCTGTAGTATTGGTGCTAATTCTTTCGGGGGTGCTGGCTTTCGGGCAGCAGGGTACCATCCGGGGCCGGGTGTTCAACCAGGACACGAACGAACCACTTCCCTTCACCAACCTTATTATATATGGTACAAACATTGGCAGCACCAGCGACCTCGACGGGAATTTCCTGTTTACAGGGGTTGAGCCTGGCTTTGTTCGTCTTGCAGTAAGTTCAGTGGGCTTCGAAAGCAAGGTCACTGAAGAGTTTATGGTGAGTAATTCGAGGGCTGCTTTTATTGAGATCCCGCTGAAGGAGATCAAGGTGCAGCTTGAAGCCGTTGAAGTGCGGGCTTCCCCCTTCCAGCGGAAAGATGAGAGCCCGGTATCGCTTCGCCGCCTGGGCATCAAGGAAATTGAACGCAGCCCTGGCAGCAACCGCGACATCTCAAAGGTGATCCAGTCCTTACCCGGGGTGGCCTTTACCCCGGCTTTCCGCAACGACGTGATCATTCGCGGGGGCGGCCCTTCCGAGAACCGCTTCTTCCTCGATGGCATTGAGATACCCACCATCAACCACTTCACCACCCAGGGCGCCAGCGGAGGGCCATTGGGGATGATCAACGTGGATTTTATCCGTGAGATAGAAATGTACTCCGGGGCTTTTCCTGCCAGCCGTGGCAATGCATTGAGTTCGGTGTTCGAGTTCCGCCAGATCAATGGCAACCGCGACCGCCTGAACCTGCGCGGCACCATTGGCGCCAGCGACCTGGCGCTTTCGCTCGACGGGCCCCTGACGAAAAACACCTCCATGGTGGTTTCGGCCCGAAGGTCTTACCTGCAGTTCCTCTTCACCTTGCTTGAGCTTCCCTTCCTGCCGACATACAACGATTTCCAGTTCAAGACCAACACCCGCATCGGTGAGCGCTCCGAACTCAATGTGATCGGGCTTGGCGCCATCGACCAGTTTACTTTGAACCTTAACGCCAACGAAACCGAAGAGCAGCGCATCCTGCTGGAGTCACTGCCGGTGAATGAGCAATGGAATTACGCCCTGGGGGCCACCTACCGCCATTTCCGCGACAACGGCTCCGACCTTTTTGTGCTGAGCCGAAACATGTTGCGCAATACCGCTTTCAAATATCCCGGCAACGACGAAAGTCTGCCCCGCAGCCTTGACTACGTTTCGGATGAGATTGAGAATAAGTTTCGTTTTGAACGCAGTACGGCCCTCGATAAATACCGCGTAAACTGGGGTCTGGGTGGAGAGTATGCCAAATTCCTGGGCGACATCTCACAAAAGGTATTTATCAACGACCAGTTGATTTCTGTGGAGAATCAAACGGCCTACGACCTGTTTAAATGGAGCGCCTTCGGGCAGGTGACCCGCAGCTTTGTGGACAACCGCCTGACGCTTTCCCTGGGGGTTCGCAGCGACGCCAACAACTATTCGGCCAGTATGTCGAACCTCATCGATCAGATCTCTCCCCGCTTCTCGGCATCTTATCAGCTCCGCCAGAATCTTTTCCTCAACGGGAACGTGGGGCGCTACTTCCAGATGCCTGCCTATATTACCTTGGGCTATCGTGATCCCAACGGGGTGCTGGTCAACAAAAACAACGACCTGCGCTACATCTCGGTTGACCATCTGGTAGGCGGCATTGAATGGCTTCCTAACCGTGTCAGCAAGATCACCTTTGAAGGCTTTTATAAAATGTATGATAAATACCCCTTCTCGGTTCGCGATTCGGTGGCCCTGGGCAGCCAGTCAGGCGACTTTGGCGTGTTTGGCGATGAAGAGGTGCTCAGCATCGGGAAAGGTCGCTCCTATGGAACAGAGTTGTTCTTCCGCACTGAAAACTTTAAGCAATTCAACCTGATCCTCTCCTATACCTTTGTCAGGAGTGAGTTTCAGGATAACCAGGGCAGCTATATCCCTTCGAAATGGGACAACCGGCATATCCTGATTTTCACCGCCCTGCGCCCCCTGCCAAAGAACTGGGAAATCGGCCTGAAATGGCGCTTCTCAGGAGGTGCTCCATACACGCCCTACGACCTGGAGCTGTCGAGCATCAGGGATGCCTGGGATGCCCAAAACGGCCCTTATTTCGATTATGCGAGGTTCCACCAGAACCGCCTTCGCAGCTTCCATCAGCTCGACCTGAGGATCGACAAGCAGTTCTTCCTCAAAAAGTGGTCGCTGATGGTTTATCTGGATATTCAGAACATTTATAACTTTGAGTCGGAGTTGCCCGAAAATGTGGCCCGGCAGGAAGATGAAAACGGAAACCCAATCATTATCACCGGTGAGGATGGCATTGATCGGTACCAGTTAAAGACCCTGGAAAACCTTACAGGCACTGTGCTGCCATCCATTGGGATCATTTTTGAATTTTAA
- a CDS encoding LiaF domain-containing protein: MDSSNKKRALIGLIFIALGAALLVSLFNISIFGFYLPRIVFSWPLILILLGIIFMVNDKNRSTGVILFAIGTFFLVRNHFDLDWVFMMKILIPAVLVVIGITMLFPRAHRRKNPVMGSAEDKSNLLDDVNVFSGGNKNITSDTFQGGQVTCVFGGSELNFRQSTLAPGENILDVTCIFGGCTLFVPEDWTIKVEATAIFGGFSDERSKRNPHLVSDPTKVLTIRGFVLFGGGEIKLA, encoded by the coding sequence ATGGATTCTTCAAACAAAAAACGGGCGCTGATTGGCCTTATTTTCATCGCACTGGGTGCAGCCTTGCTGGTCAGCCTTTTCAACATTTCAATTTTTGGTTTTTACCTGCCCCGCATTGTCTTCTCGTGGCCATTGATCCTGATCCTCCTTGGGATTATTTTTATGGTCAACGACAAGAATCGCTCCACCGGGGTGATCCTGTTCGCCATTGGGACTTTTTTCCTGGTCAGGAATCATTTTGACCTGGACTGGGTGTTTATGATGAAAATCCTGATCCCTGCCGTTTTAGTGGTGATCGGTATTACGATGTTATTTCCACGAGCCCACCGGAGAAAAAACCCGGTAATGGGTTCTGCAGAGGACAAGTCGAACCTTTTGGATGATGTCAACGTTTTCAGTGGCGGCAACAAAAACATTACTTCCGATACTTTCCAGGGAGGCCAGGTGACCTGTGTTTTCGGGGGCTCTGAACTGAATTTCAGGCAGTCCACGCTGGCTCCCGGCGAGAATATCCTGGATGTGACCTGTATCTTTGGGGGCTGCACCTTATTTGTCCCCGAGGACTGGACCATCAAGGTAGAAGCCACAGCAATCTTTGGCGGGTTCTCGGATGAGCGCTCCAAGCGGAACCCCCACCTGGTAAGCGACCCCACAAAAGTATTGACCATAAGGGGCTTCGTCCTCTTTGGAGGCGGTGAAATCAAGCTGGCCTGA
- the recN gene encoding DNA repair protein RecN, translating into MLKHLLVENYALIEKLDLTFGKGFTVITGETGAGKSIMLGALALILGQRADTQVLMHHDRKCIVEGTFDLTSLSISDLFDKHQLDYDNLSCFRREITPQGKSRAFINDTPVTLSVMKEMAERLIDIHSQHQTLLLGESSFQVDVVDSFAGHFEVVGAFRQAYRTWQQRLSLLEEMEEREKRSRADLDYFRFQYDELEKARLSAEEYESLEGNLRVLHHAEEIRLNLEKALFVLEQSETNVLSGLNELLQLLKPLARLNETYGHLLSRFESVQIEVKDLKTELEDQSERVVHDPARTLELEQRIDLLNKLLLKHNAAHMEELIQVREDFLEKIRTIDSLEDEIKKLAAEASSMEEKLKDMARGISRKRKGSIPEIEREVTQMLHQLGMPGARFKVSHQELPVLGPNGQDQLSFLFSANPGGEPREIARVASGGELSRLMLSVKSMISKRNLLPTIIFDEIDAGISGETATRVANILENISKKMQVIAITHLPQIASRGESHLLVYKIIEGGRARTEIKNIKDQDRILEIAKMLGGEKPTEVMLATARELIINAVRN; encoded by the coding sequence ATGCTAAAGCACCTGCTGGTAGAAAATTATGCCCTGATCGAGAAGCTGGACCTGACCTTCGGGAAAGGGTTTACGGTGATCACAGGAGAGACCGGTGCAGGGAAATCCATCATGTTGGGAGCCCTGGCGCTCATCCTGGGTCAGCGCGCCGACACCCAGGTGTTGATGCATCACGACCGCAAGTGCATTGTGGAAGGAACCTTTGACCTGACCAGCCTGTCCATATCCGATCTTTTTGACAAGCATCAGCTCGACTATGATAACCTGAGTTGTTTCCGCCGTGAGATTACCCCCCAGGGCAAATCCAGGGCGTTCATCAACGATACACCCGTTACCCTGTCGGTCATGAAGGAAATGGCCGAACGCCTGATCGATATTCATTCGCAACATCAGACCCTGCTGCTTGGGGAATCCTCTTTTCAGGTTGATGTGGTAGACAGTTTTGCAGGGCATTTTGAGGTGGTAGGGGCTTTCCGTCAGGCATACAGAACCTGGCAGCAGCGCCTGTCCTTGCTGGAAGAAATGGAAGAGCGCGAAAAACGATCGCGTGCTGACCTCGATTATTTTCGTTTTCAGTATGACGAACTGGAAAAGGCCCGCTTAAGCGCCGAAGAATATGAAAGCCTGGAAGGAAACCTCAGGGTCCTTCATCATGCGGAAGAGATCAGGTTAAACCTTGAGAAAGCTTTGTTTGTGCTCGAACAATCGGAAACCAATGTTCTTTCAGGCCTGAATGAGTTGCTCCAGCTACTGAAACCGCTTGCGCGCCTCAATGAAACGTACGGGCACCTCCTTTCGCGTTTTGAATCCGTACAAATTGAAGTCAAGGACCTTAAAACCGAACTGGAAGACCAGTCGGAAAGGGTGGTGCACGATCCGGCGAGGACGCTTGAACTGGAGCAGCGTATCGATTTGCTCAACAAATTGCTGTTAAAGCACAATGCTGCCCATATGGAGGAGCTGATCCAGGTTCGGGAGGATTTCCTGGAGAAAATCAGGACTATCGATTCGCTGGAAGACGAAATTAAAAAACTGGCAGCGGAAGCCAGTAGTATGGAAGAAAAGCTGAAAGATATGGCCAGGGGGATCTCGCGGAAGAGAAAAGGTTCGATTCCTGAGATTGAAAGGGAAGTGACCCAGATGTTGCACCAGCTGGGGATGCCTGGGGCCAGGTTTAAGGTTTCTCACCAGGAACTTCCTGTCCTGGGCCCCAATGGCCAGGATCAGCTATCGTTCCTGTTCAGTGCGAATCCGGGAGGTGAGCCCCGTGAAATAGCCCGGGTGGCCTCCGGAGGCGAGTTGTCGCGACTTATGCTTAGCGTGAAGTCGATGATCTCTAAAAGGAACTTATTGCCCACCATCATCTTCGATGAGATCGATGCAGGCATCTCAGGTGAGACAGCCACACGCGTGGCCAATATCCTTGAAAACATTTCAAAGAAGATGCAGGTAATCGCCATCACGCACCTTCCGCAGATTGCCTCAAGAGGGGAATCGCACTTGCTGGTATACAAGATCATTGAGGGTGGGCGTGCCCGCACCGAGATCAAAAACATAAAGGACCAGGACCGCATCCTGGAGATCGCCAAAATGCTGGGCGGCGAAAAACCCACCGAGGTGATGCTTGCCACAGCTCGCGAACTTATTATTAATGCAGTTAGAAATTAA
- a CDS encoding LytTR family transcriptional regulator DNA-binding domain-containing protein: MKKHKALIIEDEQPARDLLKEFLKDFENIELLGEYADGFEGLKAINRMKPDLIFLDIQMPRINGFEMLELVDEENLPLVIFTTAYDQYALKAFEFNALDYLLKPIFAGRFQVAVNKALQSLDAGNPKREQLNQALNSRMDSGGFLDRIVLRSGEGVQVIAEEDIFYLEAQDDYVLIATRGEEFLKKKTLKYFEDHLDPTFFVRVHRSYIVRLDAIQKIEPYSKDAYLAQLKNGRKISVSKSGYSSLRQRLSF, from the coding sequence ATGAAAAAGCATAAAGCCCTGATCATTGAAGACGAACAGCCTGCCCGCGACCTGCTGAAGGAGTTCCTGAAGGATTTTGAAAACATTGAACTGCTAGGTGAGTATGCGGATGGTTTTGAGGGTCTGAAGGCCATCAATCGCATGAAGCCCGACCTGATCTTCCTCGACATCCAGATGCCTCGCATCAATGGCTTTGAGATGCTTGAACTGGTGGACGAGGAAAACCTACCGCTGGTGATTTTCACCACCGCCTATGACCAATACGCTTTAAAGGCCTTTGAGTTCAATGCCCTCGATTATTTGCTGAAGCCCATTTTTGCCGGGCGTTTTCAGGTAGCGGTGAACAAGGCCCTGCAGAGCCTGGACGCTGGGAACCCCAAGCGCGAACAGCTGAACCAGGCGCTGAACAGCCGGATGGATTCCGGTGGCTTTCTTGACCGGATCGTGCTGCGCTCGGGCGAAGGGGTGCAGGTAATCGCCGAAGAAGATATTTTTTACCTGGAAGCCCAGGATGACTATGTACTGATCGCCACCCGCGGGGAAGAGTTTCTGAAAAAGAAAACCCTGAAATATTTTGAGGATCATCTTGACCCTACTTTTTTCGTGCGCGTGCACCGCTCATACATTGTCCGCCTCGATGCCATTCAGAAAATTGAACCTTACTCAAAGGACGCATACCTGGCCCAGCTCAAAAACGGAAGGAAAATTTCGGTGAGCAAAAGCGGCTACAGCAGCCTGCGACAACGGTTGTCGTTTTGA
- a CDS encoding DNA-directed RNA polymerase subunit omega, with protein MDYKKVKAESTTVTRDLRQFDKENGNIYQTVVIISKRANQIGLEMKEELNGKLEEFATSTDNLEEIFENREQIEIARFYEQLPKPSLISISEYENGNVYFRVPEEEPKK; from the coding sequence ATGGATTACAAAAAAGTAAAAGCTGAAAGTACCACAGTGACCCGCGACCTGAGGCAATTTGACAAGGAAAACGGGAACATTTATCAAACAGTGGTCATTATATCAAAGCGAGCAAACCAGATTGGCCTTGAGATGAAGGAAGAACTCAATGGCAAGCTGGAGGAGTTTGCCACTTCGACTGATAACCTGGAAGAAATTTTTGAGAACAGGGAACAGATCGAGATCGCACGCTTCTACGAGCAGTTGCCCAAACCTTCGCTCATTTCCATCAGTGAATATGAGAATGGTAACGTTTATTTCCGGGTTCCTGAAGAAGAGCCGAAGAAGTAA
- the bamD gene encoding outer membrane protein assembly factor BamD: protein MFKNIGIRSLFVIVVLLLFGTSCSKYQKLLKSTDNNLKLEKAIEYYEKEDYHRAIGLFTDVIPVFRGTQRAEEINYYYALAHYKIKDYVMASHYFKTFTQAYPMNEHSEEFLFLAAYCKYLDSPRSSLDQTTTMEAITEFQIFINRYPASPKVEEANQLIDELRRKQEKKVYDLAKLYYDLTDYVAAATTYKVLIRDYPDTEFREEALFGIVRANYEYARQSVPQRQVERYNEVLAAHERLLRQFPDSQYLEQAGLYRDIAQSEIARLTPEEEITENK, encoded by the coding sequence ATGTTTAAAAACATAGGAATTCGCTCTCTTTTTGTGATCGTTGTTTTGTTGCTTTTTGGCACCTCCTGCAGTAAATATCAGAAGCTGCTCAAGAGCACGGATAATAATTTGAAACTTGAAAAAGCCATTGAATATTACGAAAAGGAGGATTATCACCGGGCCATAGGGCTGTTCACAGATGTGATTCCCGTTTTCAGGGGCACGCAACGGGCTGAAGAGATCAATTATTATTATGCCCTGGCGCATTACAAGATCAAGGATTACGTAATGGCAAGCCATTACTTTAAGACTTTCACGCAGGCCTATCCAATGAATGAACATTCGGAGGAATTCCTGTTTCTTGCTGCCTATTGCAAATACCTGGATTCGCCACGTTCAAGTCTTGACCAGACCACTACCATGGAAGCCATCACTGAATTCCAGATCTTTATCAACCGTTATCCGGCCAGCCCCAAAGTAGAAGAGGCCAACCAGCTGATCGACGAGTTGAGGAGAAAGCAGGAAAAGAAAGTCTATGACCTGGCCAAGTTGTATTATGACCTGACGGATTACGTGGCCGCCGCCACAACCTATAAGGTATTGATTCGTGATTATCCGGATACTGAATTCCGGGAAGAGGCCCTTTTCGGCATTGTCCGGGCCAATTATGAATATGCCAGGCAGAGTGTTCCGCAAAGGCAGGTGGAAAGATATAATGAGGTTTTAGCCGCCCACGAACGGCTGCTCAGGCAATTTCCCGATAGCCAATACCTTGAGCAGGCAGGGCTTTACCGTGATATTGCCCAAAGCGAGATCGCACGCCTGACACCAGAAGAAGAAATCACTGAAAACAAATAA
- a CDS encoding histidine kinase encodes MKDFILNDKRFLAYYLGLWLMSATGLFLVLRRVTDWPIDVMVIDSLCSTLSFFVIFLALWYVVRFAGGYSEKSPEKILTTLLAALVLLGVWVYFSISLTSLCTGFVNGYNDFIRETLWVRALTGYLFATIINLLFYNFYLIRYSREARDRENQLKELVQRTELQALKNQLNPHFIYNSLNSISSLTLTAPDKAREMVMRLSDFLRYALKQDAMQMVPLEKELENIESYLQIERVRFGKKLVYFLQVHPDFKRQSLPVMILQPLFENAVKHGVQKSAGPVEIRFLAEHAGEDVKLRVTNVYDQQFARFRSEGVGLENIRNRLRLIFGNGNLLSIKAEDGLFTATLTLPRKEYDEKA; translated from the coding sequence ATGAAGGACTTTATCCTGAACGATAAAAGATTTCTTGCCTATTACCTGGGCCTGTGGCTGATGTCAGCCACAGGCCTTTTCCTGGTTTTGCGAAGGGTTACGGATTGGCCGATTGATGTGATGGTCATCGACAGCCTGTGCAGTACGCTCTCGTTCTTTGTCATTTTCCTGGCCTTGTGGTATGTGGTCAGGTTTGCCGGGGGCTATTCGGAGAAAAGCCCTGAGAAAATTCTCACTACCTTACTGGCTGCATTGGTGTTGCTGGGGGTTTGGGTGTACTTTTCAATCAGCCTGACCAGCCTGTGTACGGGTTTTGTTAATGGCTACAATGACTTTATCAGGGAAACCCTGTGGGTCCGGGCGCTGACAGGCTATCTTTTCGCCACGATCATCAACCTCCTGTTCTATAATTTTTACCTGATCCGTTACAGCCGCGAGGCCAGGGACCGGGAAAACCAGCTGAAGGAGCTGGTGCAGCGCACCGAATTGCAGGCCCTGAAGAACCAGTTAAATCCACATTTTATTTACAACAGCCTGAACTCGATCAGTAGCCTGACACTGACGGCACCCGACAAGGCCCGTGAGATGGTCATGCGCCTGAGTGACTTCCTGCGCTATGCCCTCAAGCAAGATGCCATGCAAATGGTTCCTTTGGAAAAAGAGCTGGAGAACATTGAATCTTACCTGCAGATCGAAAGGGTGCGGTTTGGAAAAAAACTGGTGTATTTCCTGCAGGTCCATCCTGACTTTAAACGCCAAAGCCTCCCCGTGATGATTCTCCAGCCCTTGTTTGAGAATGCCGTGAAGCATGGGGTTCAGAAGAGCGCAGGGCCGGTAGAGATTAGGTTCCTGGCAGAACACGCGGGTGAGGATGTAAAATTAAGGGTTACCAATGTTTACGACCAGCAGTTTGCCCGCTTCCGATCGGAAGGGGTTGGCCTTGAAAATATCCGTAACCGGTTGAGGCTTATTTTTGGAAACGGGAATTTATTGTCGATCAAGGCAGAAGACGGGCTCTTTACGGCCACCCTGACACTGCCCAGAAAAGAATATGATGAAAAAGCATAA
- a CDS encoding DUF2721 domain-containing protein has protein sequence METLTLTTPALLFSAISLLLLAYTNRFLAIANLVRGLHARYKESPSQILFGQIANLKKRINLIRSMQIYGLASLLLCVACMFLVYVEWQMVAEIIFGIALVLLIISLGISIWEINISVKALNLHISDLEDTNRL, from the coding sequence ATGGAAACCCTGACCCTGACGACGCCTGCCTTGCTGTTCTCCGCCATTTCGCTGTTGCTGCTGGCCTATACCAATCGTTTCCTGGCCATTGCCAACCTGGTGCGGGGTCTGCACGCCCGCTACAAGGAAAGCCCCAGCCAGATATTGTTTGGGCAGATCGCCAACCTGAAAAAGCGCATCAACCTGATCCGCAGCATGCAGATCTATGGGCTGGCCAGCCTGTTGTTGTGTGTGGCCTGCATGTTCCTGGTCTATGTTGAATGGCAGATGGTGGCCGAGATCATTTTCGGCATTGCCCTGGTGCTTCTCATCATCAGCCTGGGTATCAGTATCTGGGAGATCAACATCAGCGTGAAAGCCCTCAACCTGCACATCAGCGACCTGGAGGATACCAACAGGCTGTAG